A stretch of the Adhaeribacter swui genome encodes the following:
- the traN gene encoding conjugative transposon protein TraN, translated as MKNTIMLFLMMAITLPAVCQKTAPQVIYVNETISTHFVSPEPIKYVDISTNDVVGDIPVDNIFRIKPKQANPKLGIVTIVGERFIVQYKLAYATPASASSEVRIDPTQVDEYLNPDVAMSEQEMKRFSLLALQQKPVGRSASAKKDKMQAVVNNIYTIGDYFFIDFSINNKTNIAYDIDQIRFKIEDKKVVKSTNFQQLEIQPVHQLFYTDSFKRRYRNVFVFKKFTFPDEKVFNIEVAEKQVSGRTISVKVDYKDVLKADTL; from the coding sequence ATGAAAAATACAATAATGCTGTTCTTAATGATGGCTATAACCTTACCGGCTGTATGCCAAAAAACAGCTCCTCAGGTAATCTATGTAAATGAAACTATCTCCACTCATTTTGTGAGTCCAGAACCGATCAAATACGTCGATATTTCTACTAATGATGTGGTCGGTGATATTCCGGTGGATAATATATTCCGCATTAAACCAAAGCAAGCAAACCCTAAACTCGGCATAGTAACGATTGTTGGGGAGCGTTTTATTGTTCAGTATAAACTCGCTTATGCCACTCCTGCTTCAGCTAGTTCCGAGGTAAGAATTGATCCTACCCAGGTTGATGAATATTTGAATCCGGATGTGGCCATGAGCGAGCAGGAAATGAAAAGATTTTCTCTGCTAGCCTTGCAGCAAAAGCCTGTAGGTCGATCTGCCAGCGCTAAAAAAGACAAAATGCAAGCGGTGGTAAATAATATCTACACCATCGGAGATTATTTCTTTATTGATTTCTCCATAAACAATAAAACCAACATTGCTTATGACATTGATCAGATTCGGTTTAAAATAGAAGATAAAAAGGTAGTTAAGTCAACCAACTTCCAGCAATTAGAAATACAGCCCGTACATCAGCTTTTTTACACCGATAGCTTTAAACGCCGATATCGCAACGTGTTTGTATTTAAGAAATTCACCTTCCCTGATGAAAAGGTGTTTAATATAGAAGTAGCCGAGAAGCAGGTGAGCGGTCGTACTATTTCCGTGAAGGTAGATTACAAGGATGTATTAAAGGCTGATACTCTTTAA
- a CDS encoding type IV secretory system conjugative DNA transfer family protein, which yields MEESSELKKLYSFLQSFIYFTLFTEFLVFLFADAGFMEQLRPVILKLQRIAIYQNIYYSKAFTFLLIVIVAIGTKARKNLNHDPVKHIYLPLFFGFLFFFGAGYFYQHPNNRLLAFGVTWSDAAYMLFSLVGAVMINIALDNISKHIQTGLMKDKFNVENESFEQSRELMNTPYSVNLPMLFYYKRKVNHGYLNIANPFRATLLIGTPGSGKSYSVVNPFIKQMLAKGFTMALYDFKFPDLGKIAYYHYLLNKKNGTLKDFKFHVINFNSIEHSRRFNPLKPEYLPTLADATETAEALLQSLTKSDKESGAAQFFTQSAVNFLASCIFFLSRHEGGKYSTFPHVLAFINLGYDEIFNMLFSEPQLVSLLSPFRTAYKNKAFDQLEGQIGTLKINVGRLATRETFWVLSGDDFELKISGPNNPAILVIANDPATQSINSACNALILNRMTKLINSKRNLPCGLIIDESPTLYVHKVENLIATARSNKIAVLLGLQELPQLKQQYGRETADTICSVAANVISGSVRNKDTLDWLEKLFGKVRQQKEGVSIDRSRTSISMNEEMGSLIPASKIATLAAGEVVAQVAFDNNKYNGQHVNSTYNCKINLDTAAIAKEEESYVSMPIFYNFGSASDRNTVLDKNFTKINREIETLKDHFYT from the coding sequence ATGGAAGAATCAAGCGAATTAAAGAAGCTTTATTCCTTTTTACAGAGTTTTATCTATTTCACCTTGTTTACGGAATTTTTAGTGTTCCTTTTTGCAGATGCTGGATTTATGGAACAACTGCGGCCGGTAATCCTTAAATTACAACGAATTGCGATTTACCAGAACATCTATTATTCTAAGGCTTTTACTTTTCTTTTGATCGTAATAGTAGCTATTGGAACCAAGGCCCGTAAAAACTTAAACCACGATCCAGTAAAGCACATTTACTTACCGTTATTTTTCGGCTTCTTGTTTTTCTTCGGTGCCGGGTACTTTTACCAGCACCCGAATAATCGGCTGTTGGCTTTTGGAGTAACTTGGTCGGATGCAGCTTATATGCTTTTCTCCTTGGTTGGAGCGGTAATGATAAACATTGCCCTTGATAATATTTCCAAGCACATTCAGACAGGACTAATGAAAGATAAGTTTAATGTCGAGAATGAAAGTTTTGAGCAGAGCCGGGAGCTAATGAATACACCATACAGTGTCAACCTACCTATGCTTTTTTACTACAAAAGAAAGGTAAATCACGGTTACCTGAATATTGCCAATCCTTTTCGTGCCACCTTGCTAATCGGAACACCCGGATCCGGTAAATCCTATTCCGTAGTAAATCCATTCATTAAACAAATGTTAGCCAAAGGTTTTACCATGGCTCTCTATGATTTTAAGTTTCCAGACCTGGGTAAAATAGCCTATTATCATTATCTGCTAAATAAGAAAAATGGCACCTTAAAAGATTTTAAATTTCACGTCATTAATTTCAATAGTATAGAACACAGCCGAAGGTTCAATCCCTTAAAACCAGAATATTTACCAACCTTGGCTGATGCCACTGAAACTGCAGAGGCCTTGTTGCAAAGCCTGACTAAGAGTGACAAAGAATCCGGGGCTGCCCAGTTCTTTACTCAAAGCGCAGTAAACTTTCTGGCCAGCTGTATCTTTTTTCTCAGTAGGCATGAAGGTGGCAAATATTCCACATTCCCGCACGTGCTGGCCTTTATCAATCTGGGTTATGATGAAATATTTAACATGCTTTTCTCTGAACCTCAACTGGTCAGCTTGCTTTCACCATTTCGAACCGCTTACAAAAACAAGGCCTTTGATCAATTGGAAGGCCAGATTGGGACACTTAAAATCAACGTGGGCCGCTTAGCTACGAGGGAAACCTTCTGGGTATTATCAGGTGATGATTTTGAGCTAAAAATTTCGGGTCCTAATAATCCGGCCATCCTGGTTATTGCCAATGATCCGGCTACACAGAGTATTAACAGTGCTTGCAACGCTCTAATTCTAAATCGGATGACCAAGCTAATAAATTCAAAAAGAAACCTGCCCTGCGGGCTTATCATTGATGAATCTCCAACCTTATACGTACACAAGGTAGAAAACTTAATTGCAACCGCTAGAAGCAATAAAATAGCCGTTCTTTTGGGTTTACAGGAATTGCCACAACTCAAACAACAATACGGTCGGGAAACCGCAGATACCATTTGCTCCGTGGCTGCTAACGTAATCTCCGGGTCCGTTCGCAACAAAGATACCCTAGACTGGCTAGAAAAACTTTTTGGTAAAGTCAGGCAGCAAAAGGAAGGAGTAAGTATTGACCGTAGCCGAACTTCTATTTCCATGAATGAAGAGATGGGGTCTTTAATACCTGCTTCAAAAATTGCTACCTTAGCGGCTGGTGAAGTGGTGGCTCAGGTTGCATTTGATAATAATAAATATAATGGCCAACATGTAAATAGTACCTATAATTGCAAAATTAATTTGGATACTGCAGCAATAGCAAAAGAAGAAGAGTCATATGTTTCTATGCCAATATTTTATAATTTTGGTAGCGCTTCTGACAGGAACACTGTCTTAGATAAAAACTTTACCAAAATCAATCGAGAAATAGAAACACTAAAAGACCACTTCTACACATGA
- a CDS encoding helix-turn-helix domain-containing protein: MKLNLHDLGERLQLLRKGLDLSQKDLAATLETHQNQISRLENGIGGTLELLVQLLNFYSDHFHISFIFSDEFEVIKRSEPLSHMSTFNSIAIERLKILQTDVNGQITDIIGIMEKEGSF; the protein is encoded by the coding sequence ATGAAATTAAATCTACATGATTTAGGGGAACGCCTGCAACTTCTTCGAAAGGGGCTGGACCTTTCTCAAAAAGATTTAGCAGCAACCCTGGAGACACATCAGAATCAAATATCCCGTCTAGAAAATGGGATTGGAGGTACGCTGGAGCTCTTGGTTCAACTGCTGAATTTCTACTCAGACCATTTTCATATAAGCTTTATTTTTTCGGATGAATTCGAAGTTATAAAAAGGTCTGAACCACTATCTCACATGAGCACTTTTAACAGCATTGCTATAGAACGGCTCAAAATCCTGCAAACAGATGTCAACGGCCAAATAACTGATATCATAGGTATCATGGAAAAAGAAGGTAGTTTCTAA
- a CDS encoding M23 family metallopeptidase gives MRTLKQLSPILLLIIPYTAKAQFNTIKKVKILPQILIDSITSLPNNPEDNSIWEAVNVNNLRQKANVLVSMPLQAPIISSGFGNRIDPLTGKIKFHYGLDFRGSSDSIMAILPGTIKKVAYSRSLGNYVEVEHGEFKTIYGHLSQILVREKIEITAGTVLGITGSTGRSTGEHLHFAIKHRGKTINPVSFLNLIYRRVEMEARKKVIEWNRN, from the coding sequence ATGAGAACACTTAAACAGTTATCACCAATCTTATTATTAATTATTCCTTATACCGCAAAAGCACAGTTTAATACCATTAAAAAGGTTAAAATTCTACCTCAAATCCTGATTGATTCTATTACCAGCTTGCCAAACAACCCCGAGGATAATAGTATTTGGGAAGCTGTAAATGTAAATAATCTTCGTCAAAAAGCTAATGTATTGGTATCTATGCCATTACAGGCACCAATTATTAGCAGCGGGTTTGGAAATAGAATAGATCCACTGACTGGGAAAATAAAATTCCATTATGGCCTTGATTTCAGAGGATCTTCAGATTCAATTATGGCCATTCTACCAGGCACAATAAAGAAAGTAGCTTATTCTCGAAGTTTAGGCAATTATGTTGAAGTAGAACACGGTGAGTTTAAAACCATTTATGGTCATTTATCCCAAATACTGGTTAGAGAAAAGATCGAAATAACTGCTGGTACCGTTCTGGGTATAACTGGCAGTACGGGAAGAAGTACAGGAGAACATCTACATTTTGCTATCAAGCACCGAGGCAAGACCATTAATCCAGTTTCATTTCTGAATTTAATTTATCGTCGGGTAGAAATGGAAGCCCGAAAAAAAGTAATAGAATGGAATCGGAATTAA
- a CDS encoding DUF4099 domain-containing protein yields MSYQIKDLPYSQFEQLGMSRKDVITMPAHELANLLEGRRTGLISLRIHLKEGMKPIEAQAKLSLTRNPDNTLSLGVHPILARPVNNIEANEEQWNKLLKGEAIVKNSKALNGSIEPHIHQLDKETNEILSARLSAIQIPNAIKNTVLSIDQKEQLKKGLPVEIVNKSTKEVNMVQIDLNESKGYKITEVNQFRQKPEVTMVKLEEPTLAVSSEKIKGVKR; encoded by the coding sequence ATGAGTTACCAAATTAAAGACTTGCCCTATTCTCAGTTTGAGCAACTGGGAATGAGCAGAAAAGATGTAATCACGATGCCAGCTCATGAACTGGCAAATCTGCTAGAAGGTCGCCGAACAGGTTTAATTTCTTTAAGGATTCATTTAAAGGAAGGAATGAAGCCAATTGAAGCTCAGGCCAAATTAAGTTTAACCAGAAATCCCGATAATACACTCTCTCTCGGAGTACATCCGATTTTAGCACGGCCAGTAAACAACATTGAAGCAAATGAAGAGCAGTGGAATAAATTATTAAAAGGAGAGGCAATTGTAAAAAACTCCAAAGCTCTGAATGGTTCCATAGAGCCGCACATTCACCAGCTGGATAAGGAAACTAATGAAATATTAAGCGCCAGGTTAAGCGCAATTCAGATACCCAATGCTATAAAAAATACCGTTTTAAGCATAGATCAAAAAGAGCAGCTTAAAAAAGGATTGCCAGTTGAGATTGTAAATAAGTCCACCAAAGAAGTAAATATGGTTCAGATTGATTTAAATGAATCTAAAGGTTACAAAATAACTGAAGTGAACCAGTTCAGGCAAAAACCAGAAGTAACCATGGTTAAACTGGAAGAACCAACACTAGCCGTTAGTTCGGAGAAAATTAAAGGTGTTAAAAGGTAA
- a CDS encoding DUF3991 domain-containing protein, which translates to MTFQDYRDRIAITAVAESLGYKVNLQKGRAVLEFKHSDGDTVLIDPVKKLYFNRDGTDDRGDLIEFVKNRLNRFNISYKNEISAINKVLQGYANEPHILKVEYSVPEPKKFDSSRYQIANPSVFKLHYLIQERGLDLETIKRFSPFIHLVKDNEKTKGRPYENIGFPLTKPGSNEVVGYDLRNYGFKGVAPGSDRKNGMWVADFVGAPQRTRNVFFGENPIDLMSFYQLNKHRLDVDNAAFVSFGGGIAKSQLQGAIQHWAGVKIHTAFDNDYQGKMYDIAVAMQVSGKDVPLPQKKEDSLLFQVNGKSFEIPVAKISLAAFERASGIRSGVTVHKAASENNGISFKDFNDIIHPKNATQVSKISTIRY; encoded by the coding sequence ATGACATTTCAGGACTACAGGGATCGAATTGCCATCACCGCAGTGGCTGAGTCTTTAGGTTACAAAGTTAATTTACAAAAGGGAAGAGCCGTGCTGGAGTTTAAACACTCGGATGGAGATACAGTGCTGATCGATCCGGTGAAAAAACTTTACTTTAATCGGGATGGTACCGACGATCGTGGAGATTTAATTGAATTTGTAAAAAATCGGCTGAATAGATTTAACATCTCCTACAAAAACGAAATTTCCGCTATCAACAAAGTACTCCAAGGTTATGCTAACGAACCCCATATTTTAAAAGTCGAGTACAGCGTTCCGGAGCCGAAGAAATTTGATTCCAGTCGGTACCAGATAGCTAATCCTTCTGTCTTTAAATTACATTATCTGATTCAGGAACGGGGCTTAGATCTGGAAACTATTAAACGCTTCTCACCTTTTATTCACTTGGTTAAGGACAATGAGAAAACCAAAGGCAGGCCTTATGAAAACATTGGCTTTCCCTTAACCAAGCCCGGTAGTAATGAAGTAGTTGGCTACGATTTACGGAACTATGGATTTAAAGGGGTAGCACCAGGTAGTGATCGGAAAAACGGTATGTGGGTTGCTGACTTTGTGGGGGCTCCCCAGCGTACTCGGAATGTGTTCTTCGGGGAGAATCCGATTGACCTCATGAGTTTCTACCAGTTAAACAAACACCGGCTTGACGTTGATAATGCGGCCTTTGTTTCCTTTGGTGGAGGTATAGCCAAAAGTCAGCTGCAGGGAGCAATCCAGCACTGGGCTGGTGTTAAAATACATACTGCTTTTGATAATGATTACCAGGGCAAGATGTATGACATTGCTGTAGCCATGCAAGTAAGTGGTAAAGATGTTCCGTTGCCCCAAAAGAAGGAGGATAGCCTTTTATTCCAGGTAAATGGTAAAAGCTTTGAAATTCCGGTAGCAAAGATAAGCCTAGCTGCTTTCGAAAGGGCATCTGGTATTCGGTCTGGAGTAACTGTTCACAAAGCTGCCAGTGAAAATAATGGTATAAGCTTTAAGGACTTTAATGATATCATTCATCCAAAGAATGCAACTCAAGTAAGCAAAATATCTACTATTAGGTATTGA
- a CDS encoding beta-barrel fold lipoprotein codes for MRTLKHFCSFLILVLLLVGCGKDNDDPNPNTSTATFRVDVSQTGDYQKFTRIITIAGGDFKYRGTTDSVPAVLLGDNLNTASFSVEAPNVEELSISTMTGFSPVETGPAAMTLKFSVYKNGTLLEEKVFTYSEATKDKSEELNYKAN; via the coding sequence ATGAGAACTCTTAAACACTTTTGCAGTTTCTTGATATTAGTGCTCCTGCTTGTTGGCTGCGGCAAAGATAACGACGATCCAAACCCCAACACCAGCACAGCGACGTTTCGGGTAGATGTAAGTCAAACCGGAGATTATCAGAAATTTACCAGGATTATTACTATCGCCGGTGGAGATTTTAAGTACCGGGGAACAACGGATTCGGTGCCGGCAGTGTTGCTGGGAGATAATTTAAATACAGCTTCCTTTTCGGTAGAAGCTCCCAATGTAGAAGAATTAAGTATTTCCACTATGACCGGCTTTTCTCCAGTGGAAACCGGGCCAGCTGCCATGACTTTAAAATTTTCTGTTTACAAAAATGGTACCTTGTTAGAGGAGAAGGTCTTCACTTATTCTGAAGCCACAAAGGATAAAAGTGAAGAGCTTAATTATAAGGCAAACTAA
- a CDS encoding IS3 family transposase, with protein MFGKSRQAYYEKLWQQDKKQVNQLVIVKEVVKLREQLPGVGTGKLHHLLSDFLAEHHLKLGRDKLYDLLREHHLLRTKRRKRANTTNSQHPFYKYVNLVKELPVTRPNQVWVSDITYIRTGRDFSYLSLITDAYSHKIMGWALDSTLQTKGPLAALQMAVKTLPKGKESLIHHSDRGIQYCCQDYIQLLCANEIRISMTNQGDPAENAVAERINKTIKEEFNCRAFLTFDLAKTAIIKSIQAYNQLRPHASCDYLTPAQAHLREGLLKKRWRKYKRKNPVNQELLIEKLNRIFTV; from the coding sequence CTGTTTGGAAAATCCCGGCAAGCCTACTATGAAAAGCTTTGGCAGCAAGATAAAAAGCAGGTAAACCAACTGGTTATTGTAAAAGAAGTAGTGAAGCTACGGGAGCAATTACCCGGTGTGGGCACGGGAAAACTACATCATTTGCTAAGTGACTTCTTGGCCGAGCATCACCTAAAACTAGGACGCGACAAGCTGTATGACTTGCTGCGAGAGCATCATTTACTCCGCACTAAGCGGCGTAAACGGGCAAATACGACCAACTCCCAGCATCCATTTTACAAGTATGTTAACCTGGTGAAAGAACTACCAGTTACTCGCCCTAATCAGGTTTGGGTAAGTGATATTACCTACATCAGAACGGGTCGTGATTTTAGCTATTTAAGTTTAATCACGGATGCTTATTCGCATAAAATCATGGGTTGGGCCCTGGATAGCACGTTACAGACGAAAGGACCGCTGGCCGCTCTACAGATGGCGGTTAAGACTTTACCCAAGGGAAAAGAGAGTTTGATTCATCATTCGGATCGGGGTATCCAGTACTGCTGCCAAGATTATATTCAATTACTTTGTGCCAATGAGATCCGCATCAGTATGACCAATCAGGGAGACCCAGCAGAAAATGCCGTAGCCGAAAGAATAAACAAAACCATCAAAGAAGAATTTAACTGCCGGGCTTTTCTTACGTTTGACTTGGCAAAGACCGCAATCATCAAGTCTATTCAGGCCTATAATCAGCTCCGCCCTCATGCTTCTTGTGATTACTTAACCCCTGCTCAGGCCCACCTCCGGGAAGGCCTCCTGAAAAAGCGCTGGCGAAAATACAAAAGAAAAAATCCCGTCAACCAAGAGTTGTTAATAGAAAAATTAAATAGAATTTTTACCGTTTAA